Proteins co-encoded in one Neoarius graeffei isolate fNeoGra1 chromosome 11, fNeoGra1.pri, whole genome shotgun sequence genomic window:
- the entpd5a gene encoding ectonucleoside triphosphate diphosphohydrolase 5 produces the protein MPQQMFLLSVVSLWLLAGYFQAEATYYNHPLYNRHLYNYRHRIFNHHASMDNLLPPEVPTKVEVPLPRTFHGIMFDAGSSGTRIHVYKFIQKDPAGLPVLDNEMYKAVKPGLSAYRDNPEEGGETIRQLLKVAKKTIPKEEWWQTPVLLKATAGLRLMPKEKAQLLLDEVKQIFDESPFYVPSNSVSLMNGTNEGVLAWVTVNFLTGHLYANTRKTVGILDLGGGSTQITFLPKSKKTVQNAPPNYIAHINMFNTTYDLYTHSYLGNGLFAARLATLGALGADGLDYKVFTSSCLPKKFREDWTFGGITYKVSGIPDGYAGYKLCYHETMRVVKGIIHQPYEVKGNSVFYAFSYYYDRAVESGLIDGTRGGVVEVRDFKKRAKEVCNKMTKYRPISPFLCMDMTYITVLLKEGFGFKDNTALQLAKKVNNVETSWALGATFDYFHNLNIH, from the exons ATGCCACAGCAGATGTTTCTTCTGTCGGTGGTATCCCTGTGGCTTTTGGCTGGGTACTTCCAAGCTGAAGCAACATATTACAATCACCCCTTGTACAACCGCCATTTGTACAATTACCGCCATCGCATATTCAATCACCATGCCAGCATGGACAATCTACTGCCTCCAGAGGTACCAACAAAGGTTGAGGTACCACTGCCTCGCACCTTTCATGGGATCATGTTCGACGCCGGCAGCAGTGGCACCCGCATCCACGTCTACAAGTTTATTCAGAAGGACCCAG CTGGGCTGCCAGTGCTTGACAATGAAATGTATAAAGCAGTGAAGCCTGGATTGTCAGCATATAGAGATAATCCTGAAGAG GGTGGAGAGACCATCAGACAGCTGCTGAAGGTGGCTAAAAAGACCATCCCCAAGGAGGAATGGTGGCAGACCCCCGTATTATTGAAAGCCACTGCTGGCCTGCGGCTGATGCCCAAGGAGAAAGCCCAACTTCTGTTGGACGAG GTAAAACAAATATTTGATGAATCTCCTTTCTATGTGCCAAGCAACAGTGTCAGCCTGATGAATGGCACAAATGAAG GAGTGCTGGCCTGGGTTACAGtgaattttctgacag GTCACTTGTATGCCAATACTAGAAAAACCGTAGGAATCTTGGATCTGGGTGGAGGTTCAACCCAGATCACATTTCTCCCAAAATCAAAG AAAACAGTGCAGAACGCTCCTCCTAATTACATTGCACACATCAACATGTTCAACACCACGTACGATCTTTACACTCACAG TTACCTTGGAAATGGACTTTTCGCAGCCCGACTGGCAACTCTTGGTGCGCTTGGAGCAGATG GTCTTGACTACAAGGTTTTCACAAGTTCTTGCCTACCTAAGAAGTTCAGAGAAGACTGGACCTTTGGTGGGATCACCTACAAAGTCAGCGGAATCCCAGATG GTTATGCAGGATATAAACTGTGCTACCATGAAACTATGCGTGTGGTGAAAGGGATCATACACCAACCCTATGAAGTCAAGGGAAACAGCGTCTTCTATGCCTTCTCCTATTACTATGACAGAGCTGTGGAGTCTGGTCTTATTG ATGGTACCAGAGGCGGTGTTGTGGAGGTCAGAGATTTCAAGAAGCGAGCCAAAGAAG TTTGCAACAAGATGACTAAATACCGTCCTATCAGCCCGTTCTTGTGCATGGACATGACCTACATAACCGTGCTGCTGAAAGAGGGATTTGGCTTCAAGGACAACACTGCTCTGCAG CTTGCTAAAAAGGTGAACAATGTTGAAACAAGCTGGGCCTTAGGGGCCACTTTTGATTACTTTCACAACCTGAACATTCACTAA